Within the Longimicrobium sp. genome, the region AGCGCGGGCTGCTGCTGGCCGTCTCGCGCTACGGCGCGGAGCAGAACCGCGCCGGCTTCGACCGCGCGCGCGCCGCCAGCGCATCGCCGCTCGCCGCGCTGGTGGACGCGCTGATCGAGGGCTCGCGCTGGTTCGATTCCCCCGAGGCGCTGGCGAACCATCTCGCGTTCCTGCAGATGGACCTGACCGACCCGGTGTTCCGCGCCCTCGCCGTCCAGGCATCGGACGAGATCCGCGCCGGCATCCGCGCGCTGCTCGACGATGCCGTGGCCGCGGGCCAGCTGGCGGTGCACGGCACGGGCCGCCTTGCCAGCGCGGTGAAGGCCACGCACGACGGCTCGCTCCTCACCTGGGCCATCCACCGCGACGGCCCCCTCGCGGCCTGGCTCCGCCGCGACCTGGAAACCCTCCTCGCGCCCTATCGCCCGCGCCGCGCAAGCGTCTGATCGCCTCGCCATCTCGCCAC harbors:
- a CDS encoding TetR/AcrR family transcriptional regulator, giving the protein MSPRLKTATDAAILEAAIRAISRAGPARLTLAHVADEAGLAPATLVQRFGSKRGLLLAVSRYGAEQNRAGFDRARAASASPLAALVDALIEGSRWFDSPEALANHLAFLQMDLTDPVFRALAVQASDEIRAGIRALLDDAVAAGQLAVHGTGRLASAVKATHDGSLLTWAIHRDGPLAAWLRRDLETLLAPYRPRRASV